In a genomic window of Gossypium arboreum isolate Shixiya-1 chromosome 9, ASM2569848v2, whole genome shotgun sequence:
- the LOC108450841 gene encoding uncharacterized protein LOC108450841 produces MSGLPSNQKAKANTLLVSSFCQKHDIDVPNLDDDFVDRGRSRRKAHKVTNMHYYHVEIFYTIIDIQLQELNICFNEMVDTKNNIAYPLVYCLIKLALILLVVTTSVERVFYTMKIVKNRLKNRIGD; encoded by the exons ATGTCTGGATTACCATCTAATCAAAAGGCAAAAGCTAATACATTGTTAG TATCATCCTTTTGTCAAAAGCACGATATTGATGTTCCTAATCTGGATGATGACTTTGTTGACAGAGGAAGGTCACGGAGGAAAGCTCACAAGGTAACTAATATGCATTATTATCATGTGGAGATATTTTATACCATTATAGATATACAACTTCAAGAGCTTAACATTTGTTTCAATGAA ATGGTTGATACAAAAAATAACATTGCTTATCCATTGGTATATTGCCTCATTAAGTTAGCATTGATTTTGCTAGTTGTTACAACAAGTGTGGAAAGAGTCTTTTATACGATGAAAATTGTGAAAAATCGTTTGAAGAATCGAATTGGAGATTAA
- the LOC108450224 gene encoding uncharacterized protein LOC108450224 — protein sequence MEVDMSILETLQPSRFLSFAIPNPDPTLNPSLASPLIRIAVLDSPIQPSSPLIPSVAAMIVPKHRESDWIFTTESGHLQLLLSSPNIQRLILIGQEQQPIINGSSSSCIYRRWIDPDSLNNLEISLKPLVIALSPKIYFRNVNLEVPFLCYEDNIVCSLVLEKCIGNFVGEMLVEDVEIEVSDQSREFRRRLRFKRMPNLVQTEIRIVPNKVSCLDSVDIGSNSIEFSPDLGLLVHVYLVPMVASLALIGSCIEKHVESGLRPKALCLGVGGGALVGFLKTQLDFEVVGVEVDEEVLRVARKYFGLEDGDLVQVHVGDGMEFMDRLAHGDVVGNIVPQFDVIMVDLDSDDPRNGVSAPPIEFFRRDVLLAARSVLRESGIFVINVIPRSRSYYEKLIHEFREVFPELYEINVGNVENFVLIAAKALPCSSSSSDSENKFLTKLRLAISGAYMDSINRIGDASN from the coding sequence ATGGAGGTAGACATGTCCATCTTGGAAACACTACAACCCTCTCGATTCCTCTCCTTCGCCATCCCAAACCCTGATCCCACCCTCAATCCCTCACTTGCCTCCCCACTCATTCGAATCGCTGTCCTCGACTCACCGATTCAGCCCTCCTCTCCTCTCATTCCCAGTGTCGCCGCCATGATCGTCCCCAAGCACCGCGAGTCCGACTGGATCTTCACGACGGAGTCCGGTCATCTCCAACTCCTCCTCTCCTCCCCTAACATCCAACGCCTCATATTAATCGGACAAGAACAACAACCAATCATCAACGGCTCTAGTTCATCTTGCATTTACCGCCGTTGGATCGATCCCGATTCCCTAAACAACCTGGAGATTTCGCTAAAACCACTGGTAATTGCATTATCTCCTAAAATTTACTTCCGTAATGTAAACTTGGAAGTACCCTTTTTGTGTTATGAGGATAATATTGTTTGTAGCTTAGTTTTAGAGAAATGTATTGGGAATTTTGTTGGTGAAATGCTTGTTGAAGATGTTGAGATAGAGGTTAGTGATCAAAGTAGGGAATTTAGGAGGAGATTAAGGTTTAAACGGATGCCTAATTTGGTTCAAACAGAGATTCGAATTGTGCCCAACAAGGTTTCTTGTTTGGATTCAGTTGATATAGGAAGCAATAGTATAGAGTTTAGCCCTGATTTGGGGCTTTTGGTGCATGTTTATTTGGTGCCAATGGTGGCTAGTCTTGCTTTGATTGGGTCGTGCATTGAAAAGCATGTTGAATCCGGGTTAAGACCTAAAGCTTTATGTCTTGGTGTTGGAGGTGGAGCTCTAGTTGGGTTTTTGAAAACACAACTGGACTTTGAGGTTGTTGGTGTTGAGGTTGATGAAGAGGTGTTAAGGGTTGCTCGCAAGTACTTTGGATTGGAGGATGGAGATTTAGTTCAGGTTCATGTTGGAGATGGTATGGAATTTATGGACCGACTTGCACATGGAGATGTTGTTGGTAACATCGTTCCTCagtttgatgttattatggtTGATTTGGATTCTGATGATCCAAGAAATGGTGTTAGTGCTCCCCCAATAGAATTTTTTAGGAGGGATGTTCTTTTGGCTGCTAGATCGGTTCTTCGTGAATCCGGGATTTTTGTTATTAATGTGATCCCTCGAAGTAGATCGTATTACGAGAAGTTGATACATGAATTTCGGGAGGTTTTCCCTGAATTATATGAAATCAATGTTGGAAATGTAGAGAATTTCGTTCTTATCGCTGCTAAGGCTTTGCCTTGTTCGTCTTCAAGTAGTGATTCTGAAAATAAATTCCTTACGAAACTGAGACTGGCGATTTCAGGAGCATATATGGATTCCATTAATAGAATTGGAGATGCAAGCAATTAA